Within Pseudomonas cichorii, the genomic segment AGACCCACAGCGCCGGCTGATCTACGGCCATTCCTTGGGTGGTGCCGTGGCAGTGGACCTGGCCGCCGAACTGGGGCGTGACGCCAAAGAAGACGACACACCGACCCAGGCTCGCGGACTGATCATCGAATCCACCTTCACCAATCTGGCCGACGTGGCCGCAGCCATCGCCAATACATCACTGCCGGTACGCTGGCTGCTTTCCCAGAAATTCGACTCGCTGGACAAGATCGCAGACATTCACATGCCGGTGCTGATCGTACACGGCACCGACGACCGCTATGTACCGGCACGCTTCAGCGAGGAGTTGTTCGAGGCGGCACAGGAGCCGAAAAACCTGTTGCTGGTGCCAGGCGGCACTCACAACAACAGCATGCGCCTGGGCAGACAGGCTTACAGCCAGGCCATCCAGACACTGCTGAAGGCGACGGCATCACCGGAGCAGGCGAAGAAAGAAGAGAACAGGCAGAAGCAGGCGGGATGAACGTTGCCGTGCCGAAATGCTTCGGCACGGCATCGATCGGTCAGATCAGGCCCTTGGCGGCGGCTTCTTCAAGAGCGCTACGTGCCAGTTGCTTGACCAGCATGTCCGTGGACTCGTTGAAAGGAACCGCAAAGATCAGGAGCAACTGAACCCAGGTCGTCAATTTCTCTTGTTTACGTACCTGGCCCAGCTTCTTGCCGTCCTTGTCACGGAAGGTCAGCTCAAGCGACAAGGTGTTATCAAAAGTATTGGGGATCAGGAAAAGGGTAAAACCTGTCAGAAAAGCGCCTGCCAGATTGCCTTCCTCATGATTGCGCAGCGTCGCGGTGACGTACACATCGGATGATTGCTGCTCGGTTGTAACCCCGGAAAAACGCTGGCTGTCCTTGAACTCCTGAAGCAACAGCTTTTCCAGACCTGCGATATTGGTATTCGTGTTCATCGCATTGTCGTTATGAGCATACTCGGCAAGCACTTTGAGGTAGACGGCAGGTTTTTCCTGCTTGGCCGCAGCAAGCGGCCACTGCCCTGCAGGCGTCAACTCGTGATGGGAATACGTCATGCAGCCTTGCAGGCTGAGGGAAAAAACAATGGCCAGCAACGCAAGAAACTTGTTCACGGAAATATCCTTATTCTTTCGGAAGTTGTTGAGTGGCATCTTTGAGCAGGACGTTGACCAGCTCGGTCAACTGGTGGGAACCCAGGGTCATGTTGTAATAGTCGTTATCCCAGAACCCTGTGTTTTGATCGCGCTTGACCACCTGCCGTGAAGACGCCAGTTGCTTGCCGGTGCGATCAGTGATGCTCAGTTCACCTGCAAGATCATATGTATCGACATAGATAGGGCCGTTGACCCAGATCCAGACCGTCAACGTCAGCAAGGCGCCAGGAAAATAGCCAGGATGAGGCGTACGCTTGCCCTTGAGAGAGGTGAAGTTGAATGTCAGCTCGACATCCTTCTCGCCTACCTTGGCCGGGAAGACGATCATTTTCTGGAAGAACTCGCCTCGCTCGATGTAGGTATTGATCTGGCTGGTCAACTGAACGCCGATATTACGGCGTACGTCGGCTTTGATGCTCTCATCCGAAACCTGTACATCCTTGACCGAGGCCCCCACAGGCAAGGTGTGTTCAGCCACTTCGATGGGAGGGGCAATCGGGCCGGCAGGCGTGAAGGAGACACACCCCGTCAACATCAGCCCCACGAAGCCGATCACGGCGCACTGCAACTTATTCATTTAACGAACATCCTTGAGATGTAGCCGAAAAGCGCCATCTGACCTTGAGAAAGTAAGGGCATGCCACAGGCTATCGCCTGTCCGCGGCACGCAAAAGATGGCTACATGCCATCTAGGGCGGCGATTGTAACCACTCCGTATCAGGCTTGCTAATCAATTGATGCTGCGAGAAAAGGTGCGACAGCGGGATGCGAGGGGGAGAAGCTTTACGGGGCGATGCTTACGCCAGGCGCATTCATATAAGCATCTCGGGACAGTCACAAAACCAACGCTCCAACCCTGGAGCGGCAATGCTGCACTTCAGTACTTGATTCGATAAATATTCAACAAGGTTTCATTGGCATATATATATTCCACCTTGCCGATAAAGGCGCTGTGCTCCAGCCAATCATTGGGCCCCATGGCGACCTGGAATCGCGGAGTGCAGGTACATTCATAATGCCCGGCAGTGACTGGCCATACACCGTCCTGAATTTCCTGCTGACCGGTTTCATCCAGGACAAGCACGCCTTCATTGATGACGTTGATCAACTCACCCAGGTCCGTACGCAAGGTAAAACGTGCATTCAGGCGGGCAACTTCGCCAGAGTTCTCGATAAAGAAATCGGAACCGCCCGGCAGTACCACGCCTTGAAATTGCTGGCCGAAGAACTCACCGCCCACAATGGAAGTGTTACTGCGAAGACCGTCACTGCATATGCCCAGAAACGTCGGGGCATCGGTGCGTAATGTGATAGTGAGAACCTTTTCCAACAAAGGAGTCTTTGTTGTTGCCGTCAGGGCGCGCTCGGTTCTCTTGCGAGAGTCGTTAAAGTCAATGACATTCATATATACCTCTCGCCGTGTCCATGTGCATAAATCAGCACATGTCATCATTACATTTTAAAGTCATTCAACTATCAGGAATTTACCAAGTTTCGGCTCATCCCAGTTTGGTTGTCAAGATAATTGTACTGCCCAGTTTACTTAATATGATAAGGGTCACATTAACGATACGGACAACAAATCCTTGCCATCCTTCTAAAAAAGACTAAGTTGTACGATGACGGATGAGCGCTGGAGGTACGCTCGCCAGACCGATCGTCCGCCCTACTCTAACTACAAAAAAAGGACCTGTTCATGAAAAAGCTCAAACTGCTTGTGGGTTTTCTGTGTCTCTTTACGGGATTCGTATCTGCCGCGCCCTCCTCCGATGAAAACGATGTGGCGGCTGCCGTGGACAAACTGACCCAGGCCATGTGGCACAAGGATATCGGGCAACTCAAGGCGCTGACCGCAGACAACCTCTCCTACGGCCACTCCAGCGGTAATATCCAGGACAAGCAGGCATTCATTGCCGACATCGAAACCGGGAAAAGTGCTTTCAACGAGCTGAAAATGCTCAATCAGAAAATCATTCTGTCCGGCGATGTCGCCATGGTCCGCAATCACTTCTCGGCTCAGGCGGTGAACAGCGGCAAAGTGGTGCCGACTGAAATCGAGAACTTCCAGATCTGGCAGAAACAGAACGGCCAATGGCTGTTGATTGGCAGGCAAGCATTCCGTTTCTGATTCAGGCCATATGGACGGCTGTGTTCACTGCGAACCGAACATGGCCGTCCAGTAAATCCCCGCATCGCTCTTGGGATCTATGGCATAGGCGGCGCCCAACTCCCGGAAGCCCGGATTCATCAGATTGGCGCAATGGCCGGGGCTGGCAAGCCATCCATCGACCACTTTGCGTGTCGTGTCCTGGCCAGCGGCGATGTTTTCGCCGATCTGCTGGGCGATGTAACCGGCAAGCTCCGCCCGATCTCCCGGCGTACTGCCGTCGCGGCCTTTGTGATCGAAGAAACTGTTATTGGCCATGGACCGTGTATGCCCTTCGGCCGCCGTCGCCAACGTGGCGTTCCAGGTCAGCGGCGTCGTGGCATTGAAAGCCTGGGTGCCACACTGACGTGGCTGATTCCGGGCCGTGTTGATCAGCTCAAGCAGCTTTTGACCTTCAGCCTGCCAGTCTCCCAAACGCGCAGCCAGCAGCGAGCGCGCCAGTACGATGCGCCATTCTCGCCCCTCACGGCTCACGCCGATATCGACGAACTGCGGGTCCAGCACCACCTGGCAAAAACTTTCCTGCACCGCTTTCATTGCAGATTGCGCATCTCGCGGCCCGGACAGGCTGATGGCCTGCACTGTCACCATCGGATAGGACGCCCGCGCCAGCGCCTGCTGCAAATCGCCCGAGCCGGTGGCAGGCAATACCAGACGCGAATCGCTGACCAGTGGAGGCAGCTCCATGGAAACCTGCCCCGCACAGCGCTGAACCTGACTGCGATAGAGATTGATCGATTCTGCCAGTTGCGTTTCTTCGGTGGCCTGGGCTGCAACGGAGAAAAACGACAACACAGCAAGTAGCAAAATGGATGACATGACGCGCATGAAGGAGCCTACCTTGGGGATCGGACCTGCACATGATGCGCGATTTACCTGGCAAATTGCACTCTGCCGGAGGTTGGAGTCACTGGCCGCGACTTCAGTGATGAAGCCGTCGCGGCCAAGGCCCCTCACACATTAATCAGCAGGCCAGTGCTACCAGAGCAGTTCAGGCATCCAGTTGCAGGTTCTTGCGAATCCCCGCATCCAGCACACTCGCCGGTGCGAACCGACGCAAGAACTGTAACTGCCTTGCGGCCTTGCCTGCTGTGTAGCGAAGCCTGGGGCGCTCGGCACTCGCCGCCTGCAACACGACATCGGCCACGATTGAAGGATCGTCGGCGTTCGCCATCGCTTGCTGGACCACCTTCGTGACATGCGCACGGATCGACTCATACTCTTTGAGCTTTGCATCCGGCTCAATGTTATTCGCCTCGAACTGCGTCTTGGTATAAGCAGGCTCGATGACCGAGACTCTGACCCCACGGGTACGCAGTTCGTGATCCAGGGCTTGCGAGTAACCGGCCACTGCATGCTTGCTCGCGCAGTAAAGCGCGACATAAGGCACCGAAACAGCCCCCAGAATCGAGCCGATATTGATAATCCGGCCACTGCCACGCTCAAGCATGTGCGGCACAATTGCACGGGTCATACGCAAGATGCCCAAAAAGTTCGTGTCGAAGAGGGCCTTGGCCTGCTCGATGGAGCTTTCCTGCGCAGCCCCAGGAGCAATCCCGAAGCCTGCATTGTTGACCAACAGATCGATGCGCCCTTCCAGCTTCAGCAACTCGTTGACCGCCGCATCGACGGATGCGTCGTCAGTCACGTCCAGCGCCAGTAACGGAAAACGCCGCTGACCTGCCTGACCACCCCGTCGGCTCGTGCCATAAACCGTGTAGCCCGCCGCCAGGAGTTTATGGGCCGTGGCTTCGCCGATGCCTGAAGAGGCGCCCGTAACGAGCGCCACTGGTTTGTTGGTTCTCATGGAAGCTCCTTCAGTGCTTACAAAACGGTCTGATAACGCTCGGCAGCATGCGCCTGCCGAATGTCCGACAGCAGCGCTTGTCGCGTAGCGTCCAGAGCGTCCCAACGGGCGGCGTCCTGCAATGGCGGAATGGTCACAAGCTCACGCTTATCAAAACCGACCAGAGCGGCATCCACCAACTCGCCAACATCCATCACTTCGGACAGCGTATTGATGTCGATGCCCGCACGCTCCCAGATCTCGGTGCGGGTTGCGGCAGGGAGAACGGCCTGTACATAAATGCCTTTAGGACCGAGTTCCAGATTCAGGCCTTGGGAAAGGAACAACACGAAAGCTTTGGTCGCACCATAAACCGACATGCCGAACTCCGGTGCCAGACCTACCACCGAGCCAATATTGACGATGGCGCCTTCACCCGCCTGCACCAGGCGCGGGGCAATGGCATTGGCGAGCCGGACCAAGGCCGTCGTATTCAATCCAACCATCCGAGTGACATCTTCGGAGGTCTGGTCGAGGAAGCCACCGGACTGGGCTATCCCGGCATTGTTGATGAGGATACCAATTTGGGCGTCATCGCGCAGGCGTGTCTCAACGCTAATCAAATCCTCGGAGCGAGTGAGATCAGCCTGAAGGACGTCGATCTCGACGTTGTGTTCTTTGCGAAGACGCGCTGCCAGGGTTTCCAGTCGCGCCTTGTCGCGGGCAACCAGTACGAGATTGTGGCCACGACTCGCGAAACGCTGGGCGTAGGTAGCGCCGATGCCAGAAGAAGCGCCGGTGATGAGGACTGTCGAAAAGCTGGTCATAAGGTTGCTCTCTTGATGGGATGAAGGCCACGTCAGTCCGTGGCCTTGCCAGCGTTACTGCACTTGAGAATCTGCGAAGGTCGGGTAGTCGATATAGCCAGCTGCGCCGCCGCCATAAATCGTGCCCGGATCGGGCGCAGCCAGAGGCGCCCCGTTGCTCAATCGCTCGACCAGATCCGGATTGGCAATGAACGGACGTCCAAAGGCGAACAAGTCGGCCTGGCCCTGGTTGAGCCGGGAAGTGGCGAGGTCCAGGTCATAGCCGTTATTGGCGATGTAGGTGTTCTTGAAGCGCCGACGCAGGGAATCGAAATCGAACGGCGCCACGTCACGAGGCCCGCCGGTCGCACCCTCGACCACATGCAGATAGGCAATACCCAGGGCATCGAGCTGATCGACGATGTAATCGAACTGAGCCTGCGGATCACTGCTTGAAACCCCATTGGCTGGCGAAACCGGCGAAATACGAATACCGGTGCGTTCAGCGCCGATCTCGGCAACCACAGCCTGGGTCACTTCCAGCAACAGCCGCGCACGATTTTCGATGGAGCCGCCATAGGCATCGGTACGCAGGTTGGAGCCATCCTTGACGAACTGGTCCAGAAGATAACCATTGGCACCGTGAATCTCGACGCCATCGAAACCCGCAGCGATGGCGTTTGCCGCAGCCTGGCGGAAATCATTGACAATGCCCGGCAGCTCATCAAGCTCCAGAGCACGGGGCTCGGATACATCCACAAAGCTGTTGTTGACGAAGGTTTTGGTCTGGGCACGGATCGCAGACGGCGCAACCGGAGCGGCGCCATTGTTCTGCAGATCGACGTGGGAAACACGTCCGACATGCCACAGTTGCAGGAAGATCCGCCCACCCTGGGCGTGCACGGCATCGGTGACCTTGAGCCAGCCGTCGATCTGGGCCTGCGAGTAGATGCCAGGTGTGTCCTGGTAACCCTGCCCCTGCTGCGAGATTTGCGTGGCCTCAGAAATCAGCAGGCCGGCCGACGCCCGTTGGCTGTAGTAAGTCGCGGCAAACTCGCTTGGCACGAACCCGGCACCGGCGCGATTGCGCGTAAGCGGCGCCAGAACGATCCGGTTGGAGAGTGTCAGGGAACCCAGGGTGTAAGGCGCGAACAACGTGTTGTCGGTCATATCGTCTTGTTTCCACATCGATTGGAGGTCGCTGCCGAAGGAGCAGCGTCAGCTTCTGCGGCAGGCTTGACGATAATGATGACGATCATAATCTTAATCGTCAATGGTTTTGATGATGACCAACATCAATGTATAGTGAGCGCCTGAGCGTCAGCACAAAAGGCACGTGGATATGAGAGTCAGCAAAGCGCAGGCACAGGCGAATCGAGCACACATCGTCGAGACGGCGTCAGAACTGTTTCGTGAACGGGGTTATGACGGCGTGGGCGTCGCCGATCTGATGGCGGCTGCCGGTTTTACCCATGGCGGGTTCTACAAACACTTCGGCTCCAAGGCCGACCTGATGGCAGAAGCCGCCGCGAGCAGTTTTGCCAAGAGCGTGACCAATAGCGAAAACCTTAGCGTTGAAGAGTTCTTCACGCATTACCTGTCCCGCCAGCACCGCGATGCGAGGCATGTGGGCTGCACGATGGCAGCGCTCTGCGGGGATGCGGCGCGCCAGACCCCGGAAGTCAGGACCACGTTCGCCGAAGGGATCGAGAACATGCTCGAAAAAGCCGGTTCCGAAGGCTCGGAGACCGGCGATGCAGACCAACAGCGGACCCGGATGGTCAGCATGCTGGCCCATGCGGTAGGCGCAATCGCGTTGTCACGCGCTTGCCCGGATGACTCACCGCTGGCGGATGAGATTATCGATGTGTGCCGGGCGCAGATACTTGCGAATTTCTCGGCGGACATTAAAAGCTAGGCTTGCGAGCCACCCACCAGGATCGGCCCACGCCCGCCACTGCGCAAAGCGCCCTCACCCAAGCGCTCCACTACCAGCGCTGTGGCGTGACGGGTCATCTCGTCCAGATGCCGGTCGCGCTTTTTCTCGGCGTCTACCATGGCCCTCTTACCGTGCTGTTTGAGCAGGTACGCATGAATCTGCCGCACTTCCACTGAGCGATAGATGGGCGCGACGTCCAGAACGGCCAGCAAGCCATCCGTACCGTGGTCGCGAGTATTCATGATGACCTGGGGGCCGCGTGCGCCAATCACCTGAAACCCCAGCGACTCGAAGCACGGCACCTTGCCAGCGACACAGCAGAGTTCCGCGTGAGGATAACGGTCAAGCATTTTCTGCAGCATGGCTCGTGCGGTACCACGGCGGCGATGGCTTTCCCGTACGGCCATATATGCCACGGCACAGGCCTGAGGATCATCTTTGACCGGCAAGTACAGGACAAAGCCGGCCACGATGGAGGGATCCTGTTCATCCAGCGCCCCGATCAGTTCCACCTCAATGCCTTTGGAGCCGTCCATGCCATCCAGATAGAGATGGACCTCGTAGCCGATGCCGTATTGATAAAGGCTGTAGAGCGGGTTACTCGGGGCGATGGCGACCATGCTGATGTCGGTGACGTAATCGACAACCATCTGCAGAATCTGGCTTTTGATGGCTTCGGGAGGTGTGGCTTCAAGCAAGGTGACAATGGACATCAAACGAGGGGCTCCGGGGCTTACTCATGACAATCTGGCAACACCATCATAACGCGCCAGAGCCTGAAGCACGGAAGGAATAAAAATGCCTACCCTGAAGCAAGGCTTTGAAAAAGTTTGATCGCTACCGTTTCAAGGAAGATAACTCGGTATTCCCGACAAAAGCACAGTCATGCCCGAAAGCACACTTGCCCGACATACAGATAGCTACTATCTTAACATCATCGCAAAAAGAGAAACTTCAAGAAACATATTAACAGCGACATACAAATAACATTTCTCATCTACGCTTCATTGTGTCCCCCTTATGTACGTCACCCACATTTATCTCAATCGCCCCGATAAATTTTTACGATTACAGATAAATACTCATCCGCCTAGGATAAGTGCGCTGAATACAAAAATATGAGGGATTCAAAAATGCCGTTTTTAAACTGGTCAGGTCAAATGCTGCGTTTGACTGCTGTCGGCTTAATGGTTATTCCGACCGCTTATGCAGCCGATACATTAACCCGCGACAATGGTGCCCCCGTGGGCGATAACCAGAACTCACAGACTGCCGGCCCTCAAGGGCCTACGCTGTTGCAGGATGTGCAGTTGCTGCAGAAACTCCAGCGTTTCGATCGCGAGCGCATTCCTGAGCGCGTGGTTCACGCCCGTGGTACAGGGGTTCGTGGTGAGTTCACCGCTTCGGCTGACATCAGCGACCTGAGCAAGGCCAAGGTGTTCAAGTCGGGTACAGCGACCCCGGTTTTCGTGCGCTTCTCTTCCGTGGTGCATGGCAACCATTCGCCTGAAACATTGCGCGACCCCCATGGTTTCGCCACCAAGTTTTATACCGCCGATGGTAACTGGGACCTGGTGGGTAATAACTTTCCGACCTTCTTTATTCGCGATGCCATCAAGTTTCCCGACATGGTTCATGCCTTCAAGCCTGACCCTAGAACCAATCTGGGTAACGACTCCCGCCGCTTCGACTTTTTTTCCCACGTCCCGGAAGCGACTCGCACTTTGACATTGCTGTACTCCAATGAAGGGACGCCAGCCGGTTATCGCTTCATGGACGGCAATGGCGTACACGCCTACAAACTGGTGAATGCCAAGGGCGAAGTCCATTACGTGAAGTTCCACTGGAAATCACTGCAAGGCATCAAGAACCTCGATCCGGCACAAGC encodes:
- a CDS encoding GNAT family N-acetyltransferase encodes the protein MSIVTLLEATPPEAIKSQILQMVVDYVTDISMVAIAPSNPLYSLYQYGIGYEVHLYLDGMDGSKGIEVELIGALDEQDPSIVAGFVLYLPVKDDPQACAVAYMAVRESHRRRGTARAMLQKMLDRYPHAELCCVAGKVPCFESLGFQVIGARGPQVIMNTRDHGTDGLLAVLDVAPIYRSVEVRQIHAYLLKQHGKRAMVDAEKKRDRHLDEMTRHATALVVERLGEGALRSGGRGPILVGGSQA
- a CDS encoding nuclear transport factor 2 family protein, whose translation is MKKLKLLVGFLCLFTGFVSAAPSSDENDVAAAVDKLTQAMWHKDIGQLKALTADNLSYGHSSGNIQDKQAFIADIETGKSAFNELKMLNQKIILSGDVAMVRNHFSAQAVNSGKVVPTEIENFQIWQKQNGQWLLIGRQAFRF
- a CDS encoding alpha/beta hydrolase; the encoded protein is MPIFSLARLKARRFTWACMAALIIGLPVGCAVLEHKERELVFRIEPGNASWYSGLPADVQELELNTPSFGTSQNIHAWWWPATRKDAPAILYLHGSRWNLTGQLFRIEQLRALGFSILAIDYRGFGQSMGQLPSEDTVYEDARIAWDRLKQLQPDPQRRLIYGHSLGGAVAVDLAAELGRDAKEDDTPTQARGLIIESTFTNLADVAAAIANTSLPVRWLLSQKFDSLDKIADIHMPVLIVHGTDDRYVPARFSEELFEAAQEPKNLLLVPGGTHNNSMRLGRQAYSQAIQTLLKATASPEQAKKEENRQKQAG
- a CDS encoding alkene reductase; translated protein: MTDNTLFAPYTLGSLTLSNRIVLAPLTRNRAGAGFVPSEFAATYYSQRASAGLLISEATQISQQGQGYQDTPGIYSQAQIDGWLKVTDAVHAQGGRIFLQLWHVGRVSHVDLQNNGAAPVAPSAIRAQTKTFVNNSFVDVSEPRALELDELPGIVNDFRQAAANAIAAGFDGVEIHGANGYLLDQFVKDGSNLRTDAYGGSIENRARLLLEVTQAVVAEIGAERTGIRISPVSPANGVSSSDPQAQFDYIVDQLDALGIAYLHVVEGATGGPRDVAPFDFDSLRRRFKNTYIANNGYDLDLATSRLNQGQADLFAFGRPFIANPDLVERLSNGAPLAAPDPGTIYGGGAAGYIDYPTFADSQVQ
- a CDS encoding DUF3237 domain-containing protein, with protein sequence MNVIDFNDSRKRTERALTATTKTPLLEKVLTITLRTDAPTFLGICSDGLRSNTSIVGGEFFGQQFQGVVLPGGSDFFIENSGEVARLNARFTLRTDLGELINVINEGVLVLDETGQQEIQDGVWPVTAGHYECTCTPRFQVAMGPNDWLEHSAFIGKVEYIYANETLLNIYRIKY
- a CDS encoding SDR family NAD(P)-dependent oxidoreductase — encoded protein: MTSFSTVLITGASSGIGATYAQRFASRGHNLVLVARDKARLETLAARLRKEHNVEIDVLQADLTRSEDLISVETRLRDDAQIGILINNAGIAQSGGFLDQTSEDVTRMVGLNTTALVRLANAIAPRLVQAGEGAIVNIGSVVGLAPEFGMSVYGATKAFVLFLSQGLNLELGPKGIYVQAVLPAATRTEIWERAGIDINTLSEVMDVGELVDAALVGFDKRELVTIPPLQDAARWDALDATRQALLSDIRQAHAAERYQTVL
- a CDS encoding oxidoreductase; translation: MRTNKPVALVTGASSGIGEATAHKLLAAGYTVYGTSRRGGQAGQRRFPLLALDVTDDASVDAAVNELLKLEGRIDLLVNNAGFGIAPGAAQESSIEQAKALFDTNFLGILRMTRAIVPHMLERGSGRIINIGSILGAVSVPYVALYCASKHAVAGYSQALDHELRTRGVRVSVIEPAYTKTQFEANNIEPDAKLKEYESIRAHVTKVVQQAMANADDPSIVADVVLQAASAERPRLRYTAGKAARQLQFLRRFAPASVLDAGIRKNLQLDA
- a CDS encoding CAP domain-containing protein, producing the protein MRVMSSILLLAVLSFFSVAAQATEETQLAESINLYRSQVQRCAGQVSMELPPLVSDSRLVLPATGSGDLQQALARASYPMVTVQAISLSGPRDAQSAMKAVQESFCQVVLDPQFVDIGVSREGREWRIVLARSLLAARLGDWQAEGQKLLELINTARNQPRQCGTQAFNATTPLTWNATLATAAEGHTRSMANNSFFDHKGRDGSTPGDRAELAGYIAQQIGENIAAGQDTTRKVVDGWLASPGHCANLMNPGFRELGAAYAIDPKSDAGIYWTAMFGSQ
- a CDS encoding TetR/AcrR family transcriptional regulator, with protein sequence MRVSKAQAQANRAHIVETASELFRERGYDGVGVADLMAAAGFTHGGFYKHFGSKADLMAEAAASSFAKSVTNSENLSVEEFFTHYLSRQHRDARHVGCTMAALCGDAARQTPEVRTTFAEGIENMLEKAGSEGSETGDADQQRTRMVSMLAHAVGAIALSRACPDDSPLADEIIDVCRAQILANFSADIKS